A window from Cryptomeria japonica chromosome 1, Sugi_1.0, whole genome shotgun sequence encodes these proteins:
- the LOC131070937 gene encoding uncharacterized protein LOC131070937 encodes MAMRLIFPCTAATGNTDRITHGNAVIRLISSNANARANRRGHLSICPALSDKDTTKEGSSSVEQVTKKYGLEAGLWKIFTTKDDENGEDGKEMKKNQAKQLLARYGGAYLATSISLSVVSFTVCYLLINAGVDVQGLLDKVGIHTNETGEKVGTFALAYAAHKAASPIRFPPTVALTPMVAGWFGKKSKDKEENKIT; translated from the exons ATGGCTATGCGCCTCATCTTCCCTTGCACTGCTGCAACTGGAAATACTGATCGTATAACCCATGGGAACGCTGTTATACGGCTAATCTCCTCCAACGCTAACGCCAGAGCCAATAGAAGAGGACATCTTTCTATCTGCCCTGCACTTTCCGACAAAGATACCACCAAAGAAGGTAGCAGTTCAGTGGAACAAGTCACAAAAAAATATGGGTTAGAAGCCGGTTTATGGAAG ATATTTACCACAAAGGATGACGAGAATGGAGAGGATGGCAAAGAAATGAAGAAAAATCAGGCCAAGCAGTTGTTAGCACGCTATGGTGGGGCATACTTGGCTACTTCTATATCGCTTTCAGTAGTCTCCTTCACTGTTTGTTACTTGCTGATTAATGCAGGAGTGGATGTCCAGGGCTTGCTTGATAAG GTTGGAATTCACACCAATGAAACGGGAGAAAAAGTGGGAACGTTTGCCCTTGCATATGCTGCGCACAAAGCGGCTTCTCCAATCAGGTTTCCTCCAACTGTTGCCCTTACACCCATGGTTGCTGGTTGGTTTGGCAAAAAGAGCAAGGACAAGGAGGAAAATAAAATTACTTAG